From Penicillium psychrofluorescens genome assembly, chromosome: 1, one genomic window encodes:
- a CDS encoding uncharacterized protein (ID:PFLUO_002132-T1.cds;~source:funannotate), whose translation MLAKFGLPGRVQLLGTPAEEDGGGKIDLLEAGAYEKANVSLMMHPMAESEFLKLGARGIAGRTSIACYDVIGAYEGVSAHASAAPWEGVNALDAVVAAYNNISMLRQQIQPTERIHGAILNAPEITNAIPEKVQTKYTIRSPTIQGARALGQRVRQCLEAGALATGCKIQIEETKAYANLVVNEPLCEEFRDHSVAQEEKMLVTDDEPMSGSTDQGNVSHALPSLHALIGIPAAAQNHTHDFTAAAATEESFQRTLKSGKSMAMTGWALLTDEHLYTRVIQDFEKSQGSQ comes from the exons ATGCTTGCG AAATTCGGCCTCCCGGGCCGGGTCCAGTTGCTGGGCACACCAGCTGAGGAAGACGGGGGCGGCAAAATCGACCTATTGGAGGCCGGGGCGTATGAGAAAGCAAATGTGTCTCTGATGAT GCATCCAATGGCGGAGAGCGAGTTTCTTAAGCTTGGTGCACGGGGCATTGCAGGACGAACCTCGATCGCTTGTTATGATGTTATTGGCGCCTATGAAGGCGTTAGCGCTCATGCCAGTGCTGCACCCTGGGAGGGTGTTAATGCTctggatgcggtggtggCTGCGTACAACAATATATCAATGCTCCGTCAGCAAATCCAGCCAACTGAGAGGATTCACGGCGCAATCTTAAACGCGCCTGAGATTACAAACGCCATCCCCGAGAAGGTGCAGACGAAATATACCATACGGAGTCCCACCATCCAAGGTGCTAGAGCGCTTGGGCAGCGGGTGCGCCAATGCCTGGAAGCTGGCGCCCTAGCGACTGGTTGCAAGATCCAAATCGAGGAGACCAAGGCATATGCCAACTTGGTTGTTAACGAACCGCTGTGCGAGGAATTTCGAGACCATTCAGTCGCGCAAGAGGAGAAAATGCTGGTGACAGACGATGAACCCATGTCTGGCTCCACTGACCAAGGGAATGTTTCTCACGCATTGCCAAGTCTACATGCACTGATCGGAATTCCAGCCGCGGCGCAGAATCATACCCATGACTTCACAGCAGCGGCTGCAACAGAGGAATCTTTCCAGCGAACACTGAAGTCGGGGAAATCCATGGCCATGACGGGTTGGGCGCTCTTGACCGATGAGCATCTATATACGCGTGTAATTCAAGACTTTGAGAAGAGTCAAGGTAGCCAGTAG